A single region of the Denticeps clupeoides chromosome 18, fDenClu1.1, whole genome shotgun sequence genome encodes:
- the LOC114767788 gene encoding vacuolar ATPase assembly integral membrane protein vma21-like, with translation MDGHTRTSMNPTTDVIADYRGNEGGLVSALKILLFFTLLMVTLPIGLYFASKSYFEGSMKMSNTDSYFYAAIVAVLAVHVVLALFVYVAWNEGSPPKSKGKHD, from the exons ATGGACGGACACACGAGAACGTCGATGAACCCAACGACAGACGTGATCGCAGATTACAGAGG AAATGAGGGTGGCCTCGTGTCTGCACTGAAGATCCTGCTGTTTTTCACCCTGCTGATGGTCACCCTGCCCATCGGCTTGTACTTTGCATCGAAATCATATTTTGAAG GATCAATGAAGATGTCCAACACAGACAGCTACTTCTATGCCGCCATCGTGGCAGTGCTGGCGGTTCATGTGGTGCTGgctctgtttgtgtatgtcgCCTGGAACGAAGGGTCTCCACCGAAGAGCAAAGGCAAGCATGACTAG